From a region of the Candidatus Eisenbacteria bacterium genome:
- a CDS encoding (Fe-S)-binding protein gives MIQVESADQFLKQVSGSVAEGERIRLCLQCGSCSGVCPFGFAMEFPPQAIIASLRAGELKPMLDTDSIWLCVSCYACTNVCPAKIPLTPGLLSSVKAEKLMKSSVPTELQDALVNARKYGNTVGESPRKRADWAADFTVEVPILAKTKKPVDVLWYVGDYPSYHARVQQVTRATAKIFKALGVSFGILGPEEQSDGDVFHLAGERGLFELLASKNAKTFEKYEFKEIVTTDPHAYNTFKHEYPKLGYRFPVRHYAQFLHAHLDRLRSLMKNKLEARVAYHDPCGLGRANDNHIYEEPREIIEAIPGAELVEMGHNRTTSICCGGGGGGMWLDGFAWEKAGTRTSEWRIHEAVAAGAQILAVACPYETPRFDDAVKSTNHAKDIAVKDIAELVADAIQG, from the coding sequence ATGATACAAGTGGAATCAGCGGACCAGTTCCTCAAGCAGGTGTCGGGAAGCGTCGCGGAAGGGGAGAGGATCCGGCTTTGTCTTCAGTGCGGGTCCTGCAGCGGCGTCTGCCCCTTCGGCTTCGCGATGGAGTTTCCCCCGCAGGCGATCATCGCCTCGCTGCGCGCCGGGGAGCTCAAGCCGATGCTCGACACCGACTCCATCTGGCTCTGCGTCTCATGCTATGCGTGCACGAACGTCTGCCCGGCGAAGATACCCCTTACGCCAGGTCTCCTCTCGAGCGTGAAGGCGGAGAAGCTAATGAAGAGCTCCGTGCCGACGGAGCTCCAGGACGCGCTCGTGAACGCGCGCAAGTATGGGAACACGGTCGGCGAATCGCCGAGGAAGCGCGCCGACTGGGCCGCGGACTTCACGGTTGAAGTTCCCATTCTCGCGAAGACGAAGAAGCCGGTCGACGTGCTCTGGTATGTCGGGGACTACCCCTCGTACCACGCTCGCGTGCAGCAGGTGACGCGCGCCACAGCCAAGATCTTCAAGGCGCTCGGTGTGTCGTTCGGCATCCTCGGCCCCGAGGAGCAGAGCGACGGCGACGTCTTCCATCTCGCCGGCGAGCGCGGCCTCTTCGAGCTTCTCGCGTCGAAGAACGCGAAGACCTTCGAGAAGTACGAATTCAAGGAGATCGTGACGACCGATCCGCACGCGTACAACACGTTCAAGCACGAATACCCGAAGCTGGGCTATCGCTTCCCCGTGCGGCATTACGCTCAGTTCCTCCACGCGCACCTCGACCGGCTGAGAAGCCTGATGAAGAACAAGCTCGAGGCGCGCGTCGCCTACCACGATCCCTGCGGTCTCGGGCGCGCGAACGACAACCACATCTACGAGGAACCGCGCGAGATCATCGAGGCGATCCCCGGCGCCGAGCTCGTCGAGATGGGCCACAACCGAACCACCAGCATTTGCTGCGGAGGCGGCGGGGGCGGCATGTGGCTCGACGGCTTCGCTTGGGAGAAGGCGGGGACGCGAACGTCCGAGTGGCGCATCCACGAAGCGGTCGCGGCCGGCGCGCAGATCCTCGCCGTCGCCTGCCCGTACGAGACGCCCCGGTTCGACGACGCGGTCAAGAGCACGAATCACGCGAAGGACATCGCGGTGAAGGACATCGCCGAACTCGTGGCGGACGCCATTCAGGGCTAG
- a CDS encoding electron transfer flavoprotein subunit beta, with amino-acid sequence MNIAVPIKFVPDLVEEMEIDSSTGKLDRTFMRLVPNELDEHALEQALILKERHGGTVAVITLDTGDVDEALFTAVAKGADRAIKIAGEGYAEGVTSHAYADLLAEALKNGSYDLILAGTQAVDDLDGSVGALLAAKLGIPYVGYTVKVVAEGGKVVATKEYPGGLLAEIEVNPPAVIGIQAAEKPPRYVVTSLVMDAMKKAKIDEAEGAAAGLEGAAEITGMRPPEAGKGAEMIDGDANAVAEKLVGILKEKGIL; translated from the coding sequence ATGAACATCGCCGTTCCGATCAAGTTCGTCCCGGATCTCGTCGAAGAGATGGAAATCGATTCGAGCACGGGCAAGCTCGACAGGACGTTCATGCGGCTCGTTCCGAACGAGCTCGACGAACACGCGCTCGAGCAGGCCCTGATCCTCAAGGAGCGCCACGGCGGAACCGTCGCCGTGATCACTCTCGACACGGGAGACGTGGACGAGGCGCTCTTCACCGCCGTCGCGAAGGGGGCCGATCGCGCGATCAAGATCGCGGGCGAAGGCTACGCGGAGGGCGTGACGAGCCACGCCTACGCGGACCTTCTCGCCGAGGCGCTGAAGAACGGCTCCTACGATCTCATTCTCGCGGGAACGCAGGCGGTGGACGATCTCGACGGCTCCGTCGGCGCTCTTCTCGCCGCGAAACTCGGGATCCCCTACGTCGGCTACACCGTCAAGGTCGTCGCGGAAGGCGGCAAGGTCGTCGCGACGAAGGAGTACCCGGGCGGTCTCCTCGCGGAGATCGAGGTGAACCCGCCCGCGGTGATCGGCATCCAGGCGGCCGAGAAGCCGCCGCGCTACGTCGTGACGTCGCTCGTCATGGACGCGATGAAAAAGGCGAAGATCGATGAGGCCGAAGGAGCCGCAGCGGGACTCGAGGGAGCGGCCGAGATCACCGGGATGCGCCCCCCCGAAGCGGGAAAGGGCGCCGAGATGATCGACGGCGACGCGAACGCGGTGGCGGAGAAGCTCGTCGGAATCCTGAAAGAGAAGGGCATTCTTTAA
- a CDS encoding electron transfer flavoprotein subunit alpha/FixB family protein, translated as MAQDVWVNIETLRGEVTETSYTMLAAGKAIAKGLGGSLRAVLLGNNVKGLAGKLGAADSVTVVDHPALADFNPEAHLLALADLAKKGAPRAFLFGQTASGTDLACGLAAKLGFPVASPCRTFKVEGGEILFEAVTCGGKIIAEGKLPGPTGVAIVMPGGYKPEEAMQGGSPKVDEASPESDLGAARTRFRAYIEPDTSDVDISKVPILVSVGRGIGQKENIEAAKELAAALGGEVSSSRPIVDQGWLPTSRLVGKSGKAVKPKLYLALGISGSPEHMEGLPGWETLVAINTDQKAPIYDVATYGAAVDVLELVPKLTEKVRATKS; from the coding sequence ATGGCTCAAGATGTCTGGGTGAACATAGAGACCCTGCGCGGCGAGGTGACGGAGACATCCTACACCATGCTCGCCGCGGGGAAGGCGATCGCGAAAGGACTGGGCGGAAGCCTTCGCGCGGTTCTCCTCGGCAACAACGTGAAGGGACTCGCGGGGAAGCTCGGCGCCGCGGACAGCGTGACCGTCGTCGATCACCCCGCTCTCGCCGACTTCAATCCCGAAGCGCATCTTCTCGCGCTCGCCGATCTCGCGAAGAAGGGCGCACCCCGCGCGTTTCTCTTCGGGCAGACCGCGTCCGGGACTGATCTTGCTTGCGGCCTCGCCGCGAAGCTCGGGTTTCCGGTGGCGAGTCCCTGCCGAACCTTCAAGGTTGAAGGAGGGGAGATCCTCTTCGAGGCGGTCACGTGCGGCGGCAAGATCATCGCGGAGGGAAAGCTCCCTGGACCGACCGGCGTCGCGATCGTCATGCCCGGCGGTTACAAGCCGGAAGAAGCGATGCAGGGCGGCTCGCCGAAAGTGGACGAGGCTTCGCCGGAGTCCGATCTCGGCGCGGCCCGCACCCGCTTCCGCGCCTACATCGAGCCGGACACGAGCGACGTCGACATCAGCAAGGTGCCGATCCTCGTCTCCGTCGGCCGCGGCATCGGCCAGAAGGAGAACATCGAGGCCGCGAAGGAGCTCGCGGCGGCCCTCGGCGGAGAGGTTTCCTCGTCGCGCCCGATCGTGGACCAGGGATGGCTCCCGACCTCGCGCCTCGTCGGCAAGTCGGGCAAGGCGGTCAAGCCGAAGCTCTACCTCGCGCTCGGCATCAGCGGATCGCCGGAGCACATGGAAGGACTCCCCGGCTGGGAGACGCTCGTCGCGATCAACACCGATCAGAAGGCCCCGATCTACGACGTGGCGACCTACGGGGCCGCGGTCGACGTGCTCGAGCTCGTTCCCAAGCTGACCGAGAAGGTCCGCGCGACGAAGAGCTAA
- a CDS encoding 4Fe-4S dicluster domain-containing protein yields MTEGQVIARINFWGMHGALDTLVHAFTYVILPLCAIILLVRFFRHIRLWWKVGRPDRRWDRLGTRVGRLIQYGVVQTKVLRQRYPGVMHVLIAWSFFVFFLGTVIATIDADVPIVFGMESDNVVLIGDTYLLYKFVLDMFTLLFLVGVGLAAFRRYVQKPERLTLSSPFTYMLAMITLIVITGLLTESTRLAAIAREPELQPGWHPGLAWSTPIGWLVAQIWLGAGMGVPAIEAFHSVLWIVHACLVGIFFLTLPVSKLVHMLTSPLNTFFSKLDRPVGQLAPALVQEGGAAGAGKLSDLTWKQLMDGDACTECGRCQDACPAHYAKTPLSPKELMISIREGLHGKNGFAKTGADAPEFVGQGVADPVLWSCTTCGSCVAECPVLIEHVDSIVDMRRYLLYKQRADAELMTVLGSFRRYGNSFGQSDRKRAVWTKDIVPKVKDIRKEPADTLWFVGDYASYSQTLIEPTQMTARVFRRAGIDFGILYDGERNAGNDVRRIGEEGLFEMLAMKNKQVLEKCEFKEIVTTDPHTLNTLKNEYFAKGNGKPAPMIRHYSEVLDDALRSGKLKVSRKLGYAVTYHDPCYLGRYNGIYEPARRVLEAIGCRIVEMPRNRSSGFCCGAGGGRIWMNEEVVKQRPSEDRIREALALGSAECFVVACPKDLTMYRDAVKTIGAENKLRVKDLIELVDEATAEAETAAPAVETAAAGSTLDKEADA; encoded by the coding sequence ATGACAGAAGGACAAGTGATCGCGAGAATCAACTTCTGGGGGATGCACGGCGCGCTCGACACGCTCGTCCACGCGTTCACCTACGTGATTCTTCCCCTTTGCGCGATCATCTTGCTGGTCCGTTTCTTCCGCCACATTCGTCTCTGGTGGAAGGTGGGCCGGCCGGATCGCCGTTGGGACCGACTCGGAACGCGCGTGGGAAGGCTGATTCAATACGGAGTCGTGCAGACCAAGGTCCTCCGCCAGAGATACCCCGGCGTCATGCACGTCCTGATCGCCTGGAGCTTCTTCGTGTTCTTCCTCGGCACGGTGATCGCGACGATCGACGCGGACGTCCCCATCGTCTTCGGAATGGAATCCGACAACGTCGTGCTCATCGGGGACACGTATCTCCTGTACAAGTTCGTTCTGGACATGTTCACGCTTCTCTTTCTCGTGGGCGTCGGCCTGGCGGCCTTCCGGCGATACGTTCAGAAGCCGGAACGCCTGACGCTCTCCTCTCCTTTCACGTACATGCTCGCGATGATCACGCTGATCGTGATCACCGGACTCCTCACCGAATCGACGAGGCTTGCGGCGATTGCGCGCGAGCCGGAGCTTCAGCCCGGCTGGCATCCCGGCCTCGCGTGGTCGACGCCGATCGGTTGGCTGGTCGCGCAAATCTGGCTCGGCGCCGGGATGGGCGTGCCGGCGATCGAGGCCTTTCATTCGGTTCTCTGGATCGTTCACGCGTGCCTCGTGGGGATCTTCTTCCTTACGTTACCCGTGAGCAAGCTGGTCCACATGCTCACCTCTCCCCTCAACACGTTCTTCTCCAAGCTCGACCGCCCGGTCGGGCAGCTCGCCCCGGCTCTGGTGCAGGAGGGAGGAGCGGCCGGCGCCGGCAAGCTCTCCGACCTCACGTGGAAGCAGCTGATGGACGGCGACGCGTGCACCGAGTGCGGCCGCTGCCAGGACGCGTGCCCGGCGCACTACGCGAAGACGCCGCTCTCACCGAAGGAGCTGATGATCTCGATTCGAGAAGGGCTTCACGGGAAGAACGGTTTCGCGAAGACGGGGGCCGACGCGCCCGAGTTCGTCGGGCAGGGGGTCGCCGATCCGGTCCTCTGGTCGTGCACGACGTGCGGCTCGTGCGTCGCCGAATGCCCGGTTCTCATCGAGCACGTCGACTCGATCGTCGACATGCGCCGCTATCTCCTCTATAAGCAGCGGGCCGACGCGGAGCTGATGACGGTGCTCGGGAGCTTCCGGCGCTACGGCAACTCGTTCGGCCAGTCGGATCGGAAGCGGGCGGTCTGGACGAAGGACATCGTCCCGAAGGTCAAGGACATCCGCAAGGAACCGGCCGACACGCTCTGGTTCGTCGGCGACTACGCGTCGTACAGCCAGACCCTCATCGAGCCGACCCAGATGACCGCCCGCGTCTTTCGGAGAGCCGGCATCGACTTCGGAATCCTCTACGACGGCGAGCGGAATGCCGGGAACGACGTCCGGCGCATCGGCGAGGAAGGTCTCTTCGAGATGCTCGCCATGAAGAACAAGCAGGTTCTCGAGAAGTGCGAGTTCAAGGAGATCGTAACCACCGATCCTCACACGCTGAACACGCTGAAGAACGAGTACTTCGCGAAAGGAAACGGAAAGCCGGCGCCGATGATCAGGCACTACTCGGAAGTGCTCGACGATGCGCTCCGGTCGGGGAAGCTGAAGGTCTCAAGGAAACTCGGCTACGCGGTGACCTATCACGATCCCTGTTATCTCGGGCGCTACAACGGAATCTACGAGCCCGCGCGGCGTGTGCTCGAGGCGATCGGCTGCCGCATCGTCGAGATGCCGCGGAATCGATCGAGTGGGTTCTGCTGCGGAGCCGGCGGCGGGCGCATTTGGATGAACGAGGAGGTCGTCAAGCAGAGGCCCAGCGAGGATCGCATCCGGGAGGCGCTGGCGCTCGGAAGCGCGGAATGCTTCGTGGTCGCGTGCCCGAAGGACCTGACGATGTATCGGGACGCGGTCAAGACGATAGGAGCGGAGAACAAGCTCCGCGTGAAGGATCTCATCGAGCTGGTCGACGAGGCGACGGCGGAGGCGGAGACGGCCGCGCCTGCGGTCGAGACGGCCGCCGCCGGATCGACGCTCGATAAGGAGGCAGACGCATGA